The following DNA comes from Diprion similis isolate iyDipSimi1 chromosome 14, iyDipSimi1.1, whole genome shotgun sequence.
TTGTATTCCATTGTACAAAAATCTACAAAAAACTACGAATTAGTACTTAAatctaaatttaaaaactatgAATCTGCCCCTAAATCTACACTTTTGCATATAAATTTCCGTCAAAGTTCGTGGAAATATTTACAGAAATTTCCATCGAAATTCatagaattattttcaccaaggGCTCCTTATTTATACCGCTCAGAACGTAATGAAACTTCTTTCAAGGTTACTTATAAAACGATCCTCAAGGTATTTCATCTCCTCGCAGTTAGATCGTCTTATGTATAAGCTTTATAAACTCTGGCGAAATATATTGCATTGACTCTTAAATAATCATAATTGTATAGACTGAAATCAGTGGTCAGTCGggagtttttaatatttttgttccCGACTCAACCATATagtccaatttttttacttgaaaagtGAAACTAAAGTGGCATATTATTCCCTTTGTGGGAAAAAAGTAGCACCATTTGCAGGAAATATGAGGTCATACATcactcaaattattttttcaatttttctgattttttctctttcttttccatttcgaACAAGATCTCcctgtattattataaactttgaataatattatagttTCTAACTCATAGATCATCCTGGAATATGAAAGGAAAACACTTTAAGTCAATCATATGACCAGAGTTGAGTCAGGAATAAAGTTCCATATATAACACCAGAATAAAAGTTGATTATTCCCTTGTTACGTAATATACTATTATAGAACGAACCTATAAAGTTGATGCTTTGATAgtaaaaaatcggtttttattttccaatccTGTAGCATAATATTCATGTGaggtacaaaatttttttcgttatcctACGTTCGGCAATAATCCACGACTTCAAATCATGCTAAGCGTGATTATGAATTACTTTTGGAGCTTCATACTCCTTTCGTTTTTGGACCATATAAAATCGCGAAGATTCTCGGTAGTGTTTCTCGAACACGACCAATTCCCTGCAATAATAAGTCGTTATTAACGGTAAACACAACCGTTAAGAAATCATCAAGCGCCGAGTAAAAAGTGGTTACTAAACCTGAAATGACTTTTGGCTTGCTCTTGagctaaaaatattttgtcaagTAAACTCTGAGCGTAAACAGTCCGGAAATCTTCGATGTAGTAATGAGCTTCGGTTTCCTCCTCGGTTAGTAAAATGCAGTTCCATGGCGACCATTCGATATTTATGTCAAATCTACCAAGTCGCAATTTAAAAAGATCGTCGTTCTCACTGATTACCGATCTACCGTGCCAAATGTTGTTAATCAAATGATATATTCCAGGCTCTCGCAAGATGAAGATTAGGCTCGAAAAGCAAttccttttcatttcatcttCTCGTATACCGTTCAACAGATACGTATACAGGGAGAAATTTATACGAGCCTGTTTTCCCTCGACCAATCTCTCACAAGCTGAAATTTCGATCAATATTGAATTAAACATTTtaggcaaataaaaaattttcttacgcAATAGTTTCAAACAAAGTGTACAAGAAACTATGAAGTTTTACtcttcaaacaaattttcagactAACCCTTTTTACGAGTTTATAAAACCTaacgaaatcgatttttttaattctctacaGATACTGATTTTTTCTAACAAGTTCCAGATATTTGAACAAAGTTTATCAGCACCAGTTTTTCcaattcataatttataacgaATATTTGAGATTATTTCCTCGAAAGAAAATATgcgtgtatttaaaaaatttcaggtttgTGGGTGAAAACGGTGAACTACCAatcattcaaataaaattcattcatcaatTACAGAAATGTTGCAGTCTCATTTCAACCAtgtttgacaaaaaatgttgaattgaaataaacaatttacaatacaatatcttcaACAACGCAAAAGCGaacaaattcataaaaaattctaaacgtATGTTCATACTTTTACCTGAACAGAATAAGAGTTTTTTCATCCTCACGTGAGCCGAAAACCTACGATAAGAGAGCATCCTAAAGCAGCGTCTACAAAACAACATATTTGTTTCCATAGGAAGTCTGAGATCCTCGCAATTTGGATCTCGAGACAAAAAGTCATCCTTGCACTTGCACGTgcaattttcactattttccaCAAAGTACAGAAACGAATCTGCGAAGGTAAGAAACCATGTAAAGTACACGCCTCAGGTAACAACGATATGTATTATGTGTTCATAGGTTGGGCGGCAGGgcgataaaatctttcagaacCGTAAAAAAATGCTGGCaaagattttattgttttgaatgatttcaaaggggaaaaaaacaaggaaagaaaaaattgaaagcagAATTTACTCGACATAGTCATTCAAACATTCAGAAAATGTTGCGGACCACATACTGTTCCTTCACGCCTTCAGTGGCTAactatttacaattttaaccAAAATTCTACACCTTTTCATGAAAACTTATGCGATACATgcatattcatattttcaacagTCACCCGAACGAGGATAGAGTCGAATTTGGTAAGCAAGAATCGATATTTAAGGTATTTGTCAAAAATCGCACAACTTCGCGCGGCTACTGCTTCGAAACTATAAGTCCCATGGAAAAATGATACTGAACTATTTTGTACAGAACTTTGTCACCTTCGATTTCATGTAAGACCACCGTACGACAAAGAGAAAACTTGATATTACcgaaagaccaaaaatttgtaCTTTTGCAGCCTCATGGAGACCAGCACAGGCCTCGAGGGTGTGGGGAAAACTTAGATTGTTGTTAATCGCACCCTAATAAACCAtttaaaacaacaaaatccttgccaaaatttttttacggtcTACACTACTTGCCGCCTGGCCTATTGAGGAGGTACGAAGTTTTTTATGTTAATACGTACAATAAAATGCATAAATGCCTTAACCTTCTgtctaacttgttttcgatcCAAAACCAAATGCGACTTCAATTCTATACGGATTATATGACGATGCATTTCAATTTCTCACGACAGCTGCATGAGCTGCATCACCAGTCGTTGTCACATAATGCGTATAGAATTGAACTCGCGTTTTGTTTcggaccgaaaacaagttagccagaaggATACGGCATTTGTAAACTTTACTGTACATTCGGGTAGTCCTTAAAAAAGTCATTTTCGAATTCTGACCGGCTCACTCCCCAAATCAGTTTCCAAtatctaaaaaataattggacCCGTGCCCGTAAGAGGTTGGATTACCCCGTTTAACCCTCTCAAGCACACATTTAATCCACAGAACGGATTTCGATCAAGTTTGGTATAAGGGGTTTTTTGGGtcgttgattacgaatctgaacttgaaatttggaaattccaTACGTCGAATTTAATATAATGGACCAAAATCCAAAAAGTCATTTGATTCTGGTAAAATTCGGCGCACGGGGGTTTTGAAGGTCAcagattacgaatctgaacttgaagttacaaaattcaaaatggtggatccagTATGGCAACATCAAGTGACTTTGGGAATTTTGGTCCACAGAATCGGATCCGCCATTTGAATGTTGTAATCTAGAGTTCAGATTGATAATCAGCGACCTCCAAAGTCCTTGAGTAACGAGCTTCACCAAAATCAGGTGACTTTTTGGATTAtagtccaccatattggatacgccattttgaatttccaaatttttagtTCAGACGCGTAGTCAGTCATCCAAGAAACTCCGCTAgaacaaattttaatgaaattcctCTTGCGAGCACGGTTTGGagttgagatgaaaatttgaaaaaagataatcattttttcattgcttAGAGTCGATTTAAGGAGTGAGCtggtcaaaattcaaaaatcatctttttaaggaccaccctagtgTATATACAAAAAGCGGTTTTCAAGATCAAACAAAAATACGATACTGTACTTTTAATTCTTCTCCTCAACTGGTTTAGCCATTTGTTTCTGACTCCACGACTCATCAACGTGATTTCCTGATCGATTAAATAGACCAATTCATTAACCGCTTGACAATGATGATACTTGAGTGAATTTTTCAGCATCACTAACAGCTCTGTACGTGATTCGACAGTCGAATTTTTACTGCTTAAATTGTCATACAGCCGTTTGAATTCGCTAGCACGTTGTACTTTGACAGTGATCATCTGCGTGGGTTTGCCTTTGTATCCGTTCCATTCGATTGGTGCACAATGAAATGTTAAGAACCTCATTTTATTCTGTTCCAGAAACTCGATTTTAACCTTTTGCTTTAGTTGGTCGATCTCCCTTAACATATCCACCGATTTGTTCAACAATATCACATTCATCGCTCTTTGAGCGCCTTTAAAAAAGTTGTCTGCAACCCGCTTCATCTGGGAATGTTTCCACTGATCCATCAAGTTGTACAACATGTCAAAATCGGATCTCGTCGACGGATATGTCTTTCTTATAATGTCGTGCTGATGCCTCCTCCTATTACAAATGGTAATTGGATTAAATCACATATCGCCAGAGAACAGATATTTAGGATTAAGGGGACACGTCAGTGAAACTCTAAACTTTTTAGATTTACTTAAAATTTGAACTCGTAATAAAGCTCCATAAAACAAATGGTTTTCACACGGTTCGAATCAGTTGCGTTCCATTCGTTtccagaaaatatttaaaataacggCGAAACGGTATCAAAACCATTTATTGGGACAATTAGGTAGTAACATGGACATTATGTCCATAGGTGGTAACTTGTTGGATCGCAATTTCCACGGCAACTTTTGTTCCCTGCGCTCCTCTAATAGCTGtataattctttcaaatttttacgactAGAATTCTCACGCGAGGAGCTTTTCCAAAAACACCACTTTTTCAcgttattttcaacaatacCTGGATGCATATGGAACGCCctactgaaaattattctgcGATAAATCACATcatgttataaataataaatcataaactattgattataaaataaaaaaaatcaacaagtcATAGGTTTCGGTGCATGATTTGTTATGTATATTATCTCATAATCTATACTTTATGGTTTATCATGTGATTTGTTAAGTATTAGGAcatatttatttgttaaatTGCATCACATAAGTCATCCGAACTTTGGTCATAACGTTATGTGATTTATcacaaaataatttccaaagaGGGCGTAAAACTGATtagaatcgattgaaaatcaCTTGTTTTATGAAGCTTTATTATAAGTTCAAGTTTAAAGCGAATTTAAAGTGTAGAGTTTCACTGATGAACCCCCTTAAGGATACCccggtgaaaataattcatactATAAATTATCTTTCGTAGAAAATtatagatttttataattttccgtagcactttgtaattttctatgtaaaatattacgattttcgacaattttaaacatttttccacGCTTTCGGACAATTTCGTacgattttcgaatatttcctacaattttcaacgaactTCACTTCATTGCAGTTCGGCATAAAAATTACTGTCACCAgggaagaataattttttgagacaATCGACGGAGTGTTTCACTTGTATGCCAACAGCCTTTCTTCCTCGTGCCGTTTGCAGTCTGTCACGAATTGTCGGTAAGTGGCAGCAGACTCTTTTATAAATCTGGCAATTCGGTATGCcctgtaatatttttgtatcatCCTAGCCTTGCCTTCGATGTCTAACCTCGATTGCATTTCATTATAAGATTCATAAGGCTTGGGTGCAACGTATTTGTCCGTGACATTTGGAATGTAACAATCTTTCCTGCAAAAAAATAAGCATGCCAAAGTAGCCTTAAAGTTCATTCATTGCTGGATCACTGCACGTGTGAAATCAGCTcaataatttgtataaattgcATTCCACACGATCTAAGCTCCCTCCGAACACCGACACCTTCGACTTTATATTTccattccaaaatttttaagagtcaGAAATTTGACCGCTTACGAaatccaagaattttaggatgaACTTAATTAGGAATTGAAATGTTGtcagaacaaaaagaaattaatcaatAGATTCGTTTTGAATACAACTTTAATGTCATGTTCAAAAATgtcctaaatttttttccggatTAAACAGACTATTTTACATTAAATAACGACTTTTCAGATATGGAGAAATTCTATATACACTTaccgtgaagaaaaaaattaagaaattcaaactatagtatacaatttttcgattttcgaaaaaatatcaagtgTGCGGAAAAATTCAAGCGCGGATTcgggggcaggggggggggggaggttcaTTGCCTATAAATAACATTAATTCTaacaaagtaaataaaaaatgtcatatTATCCTGTGATAAATGGAAATGGGATTTCTCCAGGTGGAGGAAGACATCgagtgttaaaaaatgtatcaattcCGAGAGAAATTACATAATTGATAAAGTTTTTGCAGATATAACCAGATTTTGTAAACcgtcaaattttaattcttgAGAAGTCGATGACGCTCGTccgaataattttgaaaattaatcggaAGAGATACTCGCGCGCATAATAagggaaaataaaatcgaaaatatcgaAGGACGGAAGTGGCCCATTTTACCTTGAATGCCccataaaaaattataggCGTTAATTACCGCGACATTTGAGTTGCCCTGTGGACAGGCGTTTCGGTAAACCGGGTCTTTGTTTCCACCGTTTGAATAGGTCTCACGCATTGAGAGTTCCATGGTACTCGTTTCTGCCGAGGCCCAGTTTGAGAATTTGCATTTAAATACTGAACGCCGGTAATCTTGTGCCGCCATCCGCCCAAATAAGGTTTTTTTATCGTACGATCTTCCACTTCCACGACGAGAACCATATTTTATGTATTCTAGTCTTCTTCACTCTCCAATCAGTCGAATATAAGGTAAAACAATGTTGCCAATttcagtgaaaataaaaagaattatgTATCACAATCACGGGttgcttgttttttctttctgcatAACGCAAACCGACTATTTATCGTACGaagttgtaatatttatactttGATTATGCTTAGATAATAGCGACTTGGATTTGATGAGATATTAAAGATCTGGAAAAGTGTCAGTTTCACTTCCGAATGATCAAAAATCAtcgattttcgaataaatcgatgattttttttttttttttttttttttattaatcgagtacaatcgattactttttaaactcgattaatcgagcaaatcgattatttttcctcataatcgctttttgttttttacttccatGAATGACGGCAATACAATATCAAGTTatgtgattaaaaataaaaaattgaaaaatattatgaatgaaagtataaattatcaaagaaCTTTGATAGATTAGTCGATTAATTCTTGCTAATTTAATCGAGTCgtgtttgaattatttttttggactCAATTAATGaatgcatcgattattttaagCTTTGTAATAGTGATATTATTAGTTGTCAGAAATTCTCTTAcccgataataaaataaaatatagtcAGTTATGAAATTCCACATAATACAGTACATAAATTTCATTGCTGACGAACATCTGTTGTACAGGACTTGCAAATACATATTTGCATCTACTCTagagttaaatatttttaaacttttttcaatctatCCCTGGAGATCACTTTAGCCAATAAAATAAGCTCAAAACCATTGCAATTGGGACTGAGATTGAATCAAACacttcaattatttcatccTTGGCAAACGTATCAGGCAAACTAGCACTGTGCGATCGTGACTTGTGCAAGAAAGCAATGAGCTTATTTGCTAAAACTGGCTCATTACTCTTTCATAACTTTTAATCCAAACGGCACAGTCCATTCATTGTGAAAATTACACATGGCACCAATCTTTTATGATCAATAAGTTACGAGGAACCGTAACTTTAAGACACAGAAATTGGAAATGCCTTTATTAGACGAGGCAGGTAATCGTAGGTTTGATGCTGTATCATTTGGCAGATGATGCATGGCAACGCTAACGCAGCCCGCAGtaaatgaaaagagagaaaaacagaatgaaaCTATTTCTAACAATGGATATTATAGTTTATTTACAgaaatacagaaatttttgttgtgaatgggaaagaaaaaagggacAGAAACATACAAAggattttaacattttttacaactttgaaaacagttttcaataaatatgaaaattatttcgacgCATAGCCAACCCTAAAACAAATACAATAGACTCTCCATAATTTGATgactattggaaaaaaattcagttcacTTTGATCCCTATGACTTAactcggggaaaaaaaattgggtagATTTTCGTTACAATTTCCAAAACTCTACCCTTCTCAATTCTTACTGACAATTTAGATCACGTGCTGTTATTCTTTCCTGATACAAGATATACTTTCACTTTGTAAATTTGTcgtaaaaactgaaaaaccaTTGATTAAAGCACAACAATCACTCAGTGAAAAAGTCTTTTTTCTCCAAGGATGAGTACAATTCTCTGACTTTTTCAAAACCGATTAAATTTCCTGACTAGTCTCGGTTTACTCAGTATTTCCAATCTAGAGCCGCCCTGTGAAATACATATTCATATAGTACTGCATGCAAGAAGAAGCTGGGCCGAAAAGTAGGTATGGAGAGTCCACTGTAAGCACATAGGTATGGATAactattgtatgtatgtatgtgcatTTATTAAGGTAACTATAAAAAGAACTAAGCGAGTTTAATCAACGGAAAATGTTGGTGAcacgaaaaatcgaaaatcgggGGTTCTGTCGAATCCTTTTTATGTCCTCCAGCCAAAAGTTTCAGGACAATAAAATTCGTCTTCGATACTTTCAGTAAATCATTGATCTAAAAACGGTGTCGAAATATTAAATTAGTAACGAAGATTGAGATATTGTATTAAAGATTTTATCAGCACTTCATAATGGACCAAGTGTACGTATATTACCTGATTAACTGTATGCACATTAGCTGGATACAAGGAAAGAGCGCTTTCTAACATATTTCTAGCCTGATGGAAATGTCCGCAGCCAGCCAAGTACTGCTTTTCACTTGTAACAGTTTCCTATATGGAAAAAGAACACATGAGTATACTGATTTATCTGGGCCCATCCGTAAACTTTGGACCAGTTTTTcagggtaaaaatttcaatccagCTGTTGTTTGGATATGTTATAGTGTCCACTACGATATAAAAATCCTCCAATTTTTAGATCTTTATCTAACACGTCTTCACGAAACACATGTTCATCAAATCGCTTACATTTTCAGAACTATAAATGCCTTCGAATTTTAAGGACGTGGTTTTTGTGTAAAAGAAACAGTGATTTCTCTGAATACGAAATCTGTTTTAAAGTATTTCCTCAGGAAGTAGCAAAACACAACACacgttttataaaattttcagtccAGAAATGCAAAGGCTCCAAAAATAGATTACTTTTGTTTTGTAGCGAAAAGTTAACATTTTGGAGTAGATGCTAAAGTTTTGAGAGTGGAATGAAAATAGGatcataataattaaatcgGTTTTAATATTCCAAAGTTAGAGAATATATACAAAAGAATCGAGATCCCCGGAATACTTGTATCGATTCATCGTTTGATCCTATTTTCAATCTGTTCTGAAATTATTAAGTGTTAGTCTAccataaaaataatctattttCTGGGGCTTCACATGCACGGACTGAATATGTAAAATAACGTGATTTTTGGAAGTTCCTAAGGATCTACCTTACAATGAATTACGTAgccaaaaaattcatacattttaacataaataaacatgtatcataattttttccaacgacAGAAAGtgctaaaaattcaaagacaaCGAAAAACCAACAAGATTAATGAACGTGTTTTCTGTAAATGATAAAGCCTCAAGGCTTGGGAATTAGAGGGTTATCATATCTCAGTGTACACTACAACATATCCAAATTGCAAccgaatcgaaatttttactctaTATACTATTCATATATACTTCACACAAGATCTCCTAAACGAAgtaaaactttcttttttttaccagtaaaaaaattggctcaagaaaatatttaataaataatgtttCCCTAGACAGTTTGTTTGGACCCCTGAGGAGGGGGGTCACAGTCATAAGCCaggtaaaagtaaaaagtaagaGTTGTAGTTCTTAAGTATAGTCTCAACTGTTCGACTGTTACTTATAGAAGTTCGCTGTATTGTTTGAATACGATTTACACAGACTACTAAACTTACATCTCTGTTCAACATCTGCACACTTGTCATGTCTAGAAATTCCTGATAAGGTACTGGTGGAGGAGTTAATAATGATGCAAAAGGCAACAATCTGTGCTCGTATCTCACTCGCTCCGAGTCAAACTGCGATTCGGGTAGAGGAATCTTTTTATCCATTCGAAATCCCATCAAAGCCTAagaaaatatcaaactttAGACGAGGCGCACAGATTTCGAAAAGAAATAACGGACAAAAAATGTCTGGTTATTCTCcaaccaaaaaaaatctttacctTGTAATACCCGCCGCAAATATTCTGCATGGCTTGGTACATTAATATTTCTAGACTGTATGGTCGAggggtggattttttttttttatttttagcacTCTTTTTAGCTCCTCTGCCTTTGTGAGTTTCACTATGAATATCTTGTTCCATGAGGAAAGTGTCTGCTCTTGTGATTGCTGACATGAGCCATCCGTACAAAAACTCGTACAGGTACCAAAATATGTAATGATACTCATGGACCGAATATAATTCTAGTTCAAAACCGCTCAGCAAATACATAACCATCACTCGTAGCGTGTGGTACAATATCCAAGTGCCAAAATATGCCAAGTGCGGCCTTGGAGTGTCGCTTTTCAAAGACAGTGTGTGGAGATATGAATCCACTCTTTCAgcctgtaaaaaataattttagaattaatacacagagaaaaatttcatttgttataaCCAATTctgtattat
Coding sequences within:
- the LOC124414449 gene encoding LOW QUALITY PROTEIN: IQ and ubiquitin-like domain-containing protein (The sequence of the model RefSeq protein was modified relative to this genomic sequence to represent the inferred CDS: inserted 1 base in 1 codon), yielding MVLVVEVEDRTIKKPYLGGWRHKITGVQYLNANSQTGPRQKRVPWNSQCVRPIQTVETKTRFTETPVHRATQMSRKDCYIPNVTDKYVAPKPYESYNEMQSRLDIEGKARMIQKYYRAYRIARFIKESAATYRQFVTDCKRHEEERLLAYKRRHQHDIIRKTYPSTRSDFDMLYNLMDQWKHSQMKRVADNFFKGAQRAMNVILLNKSVDMLREIDQLKQKVKIEFLEQNKMRFLTFHCAPIEWNGYKGKPTQMITVKVQRASEFKRLYDNLSSKNSTVESRTELLVMLKNSLKYHHCQAVNELVYLIDQEITLMSRGVRNKWLNQLRRRIKTCERLVEGKQARINFSLYTYLLNGIREDEMKRNCFSSLIFILREPGIYHLINNIWHGRSVISENDDLFKLRLGRFDINIEWSPWNCILLTEEETEAHYYIEDFRTVYAQSLLDKIFLAQEQAKSHFRFSNHFLXRRLMIS